Proteins from one Armatimonadota bacterium genomic window:
- the lysA gene encoding diaminopimelate decarboxylase — MDGSETFLFGTQSINEAGHLTVGGCDTVELAKKFGTPLYVLDEQYIRDTCRAYRNEFGSRLERVEIAYAGKALLCTAICHIMQQEGMALDTASTGELFTAVSAGFPLNKVKLHGNYKTDELLRSALEYQVGRIVADSITELQRLSRIAVEMGKEADILIRVGPGIKTQTHSYIQTGQADSKFGLSIASGAAMEGIKLALDLPNINLHGVHCHIGSQLFGLDSFGRAVDMMMDFVAQVRAETGWESDELDMGGGLGIAYTPEDAPPTVAELAEIICPAIIQAAKQRGLKLPKLILEPGRSIVGPAGITLYTVGPVKTIPGVRTYVAVDGGLSDNPRPALYEAEYTAIIANKANQPATMAARVAGAHCETDTLIPDTTLQQVEEGDIMAVFCTGAYNYAMASNYNRFRRPAMVLVSDGQADIICRRETLEDLVSHDVIPARLSGEGE; from the coding sequence ATGGACGGCTCGGAAACCTTCCTGTTCGGCACACAGAGCATCAATGAGGCCGGGCACCTGACCGTGGGCGGATGCGACACCGTTGAACTCGCGAAGAAGTTCGGTACGCCGCTGTACGTTCTGGATGAGCAGTACATCCGGGACACCTGCCGCGCGTACCGCAACGAGTTCGGTTCGCGTCTCGAGCGCGTTGAAATCGCCTATGCCGGCAAGGCGCTGCTTTGCACCGCAATCTGCCACATCATGCAGCAGGAAGGCATGGCGCTGGACACCGCCAGCACCGGCGAGCTGTTCACCGCAGTCTCCGCGGGCTTCCCCTTGAACAAAGTAAAGCTGCACGGGAATTATAAGACCGACGAACTCCTGCGCAGCGCACTGGAGTACCAGGTCGGCCGCATCGTCGCCGACAGCATCACGGAGCTACAGCGTCTGTCGCGCATCGCAGTGGAGATGGGAAAGGAAGCCGACATCCTGATCCGCGTGGGTCCCGGCATCAAGACCCAGACCCACAGCTACATCCAGACCGGGCAGGCCGACAGCAAGTTCGGGCTGAGCATCGCTTCGGGTGCGGCCATGGAAGGAATCAAGCTTGCGCTTGATCTCCCAAATATCAACCTGCACGGGGTGCACTGCCACATCGGCTCTCAGCTCTTCGGCCTGGACTCCTTTGGCCGCGCCGTGGACATGATGATGGACTTCGTGGCCCAGGTGCGCGCGGAGACCGGCTGGGAAAGCGATGAGCTGGATATGGGCGGCGGACTGGGCATTGCTTATACGCCCGAAGACGCCCCTCCAACAGTCGCCGAACTGGCGGAGATCATCTGCCCGGCGATCATTCAGGCTGCGAAGCAGCGCGGCCTGAAACTGCCGAAGTTGATTCTTGAGCCCGGTCGCTCCATTGTGGGGCCGGCGGGGATCACCCTCTACACTGTTGGCCCGGTGAAGACGATTCCTGGGGTTCGGACATATGTCGCCGTGGACGGCGGACTATCCGATAACCCGCGCCCGGCCCTTTACGAGGCAGAGTACACCGCGATCATCGCAAACAAGGCGAACCAGCCGGCGACCATGGCGGCCAGGGTCGCGGGAGCCCATTGCGAGACGGACACGCTCATCCCCGACACCACACTGCAGCAGGTGGAAGAGGGCGATATCATGGCCGTCTTCTGCACGGGCGCGTACAATTACGCCATGGCGTCCAACTATAACCGTTTCCGCCGGCCCGCAATGGTCCTCGTGAGCGATGGCCAGGCTGATATCATCTGCAGGCGCGAGACCCTGGAAGATCTGGTGTCTCACGACGTCATTCCCGCGCGTCTATCCGGGGAAGGAGAGTAG
- a CDS encoding CCA tRNA nucleotidyltransferase: MRSRLVRQLSPPEVDLLRRAGRLARQHGVRLFLAGGAARDVALERPHEDWDLVVEGDGIAFALALADKWAGRATVYEPFMTATVRLADGTSFDIATARRESYPYPGSMPQVEPAEIIEDLWRRDFTINAIAVGLCPGEWGELLDPTGGMADLDGKLVRALHPRSFWDDATRIVRAVGFEQRLGFTIEPETCQWIRSAAAEGALATVSTERLGESILPLLRDPVGPRALQRANQLGVARALGARQAFTRRSLRALDLVPDALRRLGETGHPNRRAVACLAALLLGRAVTADRVIHQLHLDRFMARDLRSAARFLGMHAGGFRPARDDGELWEQMREADFGGVVALWFACEDEADRQALERYWTHLRHCRPDFEPRMLRELGYPPGPAFGDALRAAVRAKLDRGLGAEEQLAVARVLLDRESGHDRPPWSPEKPSRGGNRRG, translated from the coding sequence ATGCGCTCGCGACTGGTCCGGCAGTTGTCGCCTCCCGAAGTCGATCTATTGCGCCGTGCGGGCAGGCTCGCCCGTCAGCATGGTGTGCGCCTGTTCCTTGCCGGGGGCGCTGCTCGAGATGTCGCCCTGGAGCGTCCCCACGAGGACTGGGACCTCGTGGTGGAAGGCGATGGCATCGCCTTCGCTTTGGCGCTGGCCGATAAATGGGCAGGTCGAGCCACAGTGTACGAGCCTTTCATGACCGCCACCGTGCGTCTGGCTGACGGCACGAGTTTCGACATCGCCACGGCGCGACGGGAGAGCTACCCTTACCCCGGTTCCATGCCGCAGGTAGAGCCGGCCGAGATCATTGAGGACCTTTGGCGCCGCGACTTCACGATCAACGCCATCGCAGTCGGGCTTTGCCCCGGTGAATGGGGCGAACTCCTGGACCCCACCGGTGGCATGGCGGACCTCGACGGAAAACTGGTAAGGGCCCTGCACCCGCGAAGCTTCTGGGACGATGCAACCCGTATCGTGCGCGCCGTCGGATTCGAGCAGCGCCTGGGCTTCACTATCGAGCCGGAGACCTGCCAGTGGATCCGGTCCGCGGCGGCTGAGGGCGCACTGGCCACGGTATCGACGGAGCGCCTTGGGGAGAGCATACTCCCTCTGCTTCGCGACCCCGTGGGTCCCAGGGCACTGCAGCGAGCCAACCAACTCGGGGTAGCCCGTGCGCTGGGCGCTCGGCAAGCCTTCACGCGACGCTCTCTGCGCGCGCTGGACCTGGTGCCCGATGCGTTGCGCCGCCTTGGCGAGACCGGGCATCCCAACCGTCGCGCGGTCGCCTGTCTTGCCGCGCTCCTGTTGGGCCGCGCCGTGACCGCCGACCGGGTGATCCACCAGTTGCATCTGGACCGGTTCATGGCACGTGACCTCCGCAGTGCGGCACGTTTCTTGGGAATGCATGCAGGAGGGTTCCGGCCAGCGCGTGACGATGGCGAACTGTGGGAGCAGATGCGGGAAGCGGACTTCGGTGGTGTGGTGGCCCTGTGGTTCGCGTGTGAGGATGAGGCCGACCGTCAGGCGTTGGAGCGGTACTGGACCCATCTGCGCCATTGTCGGCCCGATTTTGAACCGCGTATGCTCCGGGAATTGGGCTATCCGCCCGGTCCGGCTTTCGGGGACGCACTTCGGGCGGCTGTCAGGGCGAAGCTTGACCGGGGATTGGGCGCCGAGGAGCAACTTGCGGTGGCCCGGGTCTTGCTTGACAGGGAATCGGGACACGACCGTCCGCCGTGGAGCCCGGAGAAGCCGTCGCGCGGAGGGAACCGGCGTGGATGA
- a CDS encoding site-2 protease family protein has protein sequence MPLIHMLGSGEFDLGRFITWIVALALAITIHEFGHAYRAEKAGDPTPRAHGRVSLYPWDHYDPLGTTLILLFGLGWAKPVPTNPMNFRHPRRDEIMVSLWGPLGNIVLAILLAIPVRFALVPAEYAMPLVDIMYLNLLLAVFNLIPVWPLDGSHILSAILPVETARKLDQTYRQFGPMLLLVVFMIAGRLVWPVVDGLMYLLVGLKL, from the coding sequence ATGCCGCTCATTCATATGCTGGGTTCCGGCGAGTTCGATCTCGGGAGGTTCATTACCTGGATCGTTGCCCTGGCCCTGGCGATCACAATCCACGAGTTCGGCCATGCTTACCGTGCGGAGAAGGCGGGCGATCCTACCCCGCGCGCCCATGGGCGTGTTTCCCTGTACCCGTGGGATCACTATGACCCGCTGGGGACCACGCTGATCCTGTTGTTCGGCCTGGGCTGGGCGAAGCCGGTTCCTACCAATCCGATGAACTTCCGCCACCCACGTCGCGATGAGATCATGGTCTCCCTGTGGGGGCCGCTGGGGAACATAGTCCTGGCCATCCTGCTGGCGATCCCGGTGCGGTTTGCGCTGGTACCGGCGGAGTATGCCATGCCGCTTGTTGACATCATGTACCTGAACCTCCTTCTGGCGGTGTTCAACCTCATCCCGGTCTGGCCACTGGACGGCTCTCACATTCTGTCTGCGATACTGCCGGTGGAGACCGCCCGAAAGCTGGACCAGACGTACCGGCAATTTGGTCCGATGCTTTTGCTCGTGGTTTTCATGATCGCGGGAAGACTAGTCTGGCCAGTGGTCGATGGTCTCATGTACTTGCTCGTGGGACTTAAGCTGTAG
- a CDS encoding glucose-1-phosphate thymidylyltransferase has protein sequence MPQKAVVLCAGEGSRLRPLTFSRPKHLLPVAGKPILGWALDAIREAGIDDVALIVGHQAEAIRQYVGAGDAWNISVEYITQVAPLGIGHAVNLARDYVAGAPFLVYLGDNLFEDGISGFVERIGATDWEAALMLKRVDDPRRFGVARMDEDRVVEVVEKPANPPSNLAIVGVYAFRANVFDAIDSLEPSARGEIEITDAIQRLIQEGVRVTGREVHGIWEDAGEPAALLRTNREWLARMKGQELRGKVEGCTFEGPVSIDTGAIAVNSRFIGPCKVGANCTIRDSEVGPDVAISEGCEVIETRLRNCIVQRNSQIRHLAAGLLDSVLGEHVEVQGRPGDSDGAPLSLLLGDMAHARAMN, from the coding sequence ATGCCCCAGAAGGCCGTTGTGCTGTGTGCCGGGGAGGGCAGTCGTCTCAGGCCGTTGACTTTCTCGCGTCCGAAACACCTCTTGCCCGTTGCCGGCAAGCCCATTCTGGGCTGGGCTCTGGACGCGATCCGCGAGGCGGGCATCGACGACGTGGCCCTCATCGTCGGGCACCAGGCAGAGGCCATCCGCCAATACGTCGGTGCCGGCGATGCCTGGAACATCAGCGTGGAGTATATCACCCAGGTCGCGCCCCTGGGTATTGGGCACGCAGTGAACCTCGCCCGGGATTATGTGGCAGGCGCCCCGTTCCTTGTCTACCTGGGCGACAACCTGTTCGAGGATGGCATTTCGGGGTTTGTCGAGAGAATTGGCGCCACCGACTGGGAGGCGGCGCTGATGCTCAAGAGGGTGGATGACCCGCGGCGGTTCGGTGTGGCGCGCATGGACGAAGATCGAGTCGTGGAAGTGGTGGAGAAGCCCGCGAATCCGCCGAGCAATCTGGCGATCGTTGGTGTCTACGCCTTCCGCGCCAATGTGTTTGACGCCATTGATTCTCTAGAGCCCTCCGCGCGTGGCGAAATTGAGATAACCGATGCTATTCAGCGCCTGATCCAGGAAGGCGTGCGCGTGACCGGCCGTGAAGTCCACGGAATATGGGAAGACGCAGGCGAACCTGCCGCTTTGTTGCGCACCAATCGCGAGTGGCTCGCCCGCATGAAGGGCCAGGAGCTTCGCGGCAAGGTGGAGGGCTGCACTTTCGAGGGTCCTGTGTCAATCGACACCGGGGCGATTGCAGTCAATTCACGGTTCATCGGGCCATGCAAAGTGGGCGCGAATTGCACGATTCGAGACTCAGAAGTCGGCCCGGATGTGGCGATTTCGGAGGGCTGCGAAGTCATCGAGACACGCCTGCGAAACTGCATCGTGCAGCGCAACAGCCAAATCCGCCATCTCGCCGCCGGACTGCTGGACTCGGTGCTGGGAGAGCACGTGGAAGTTCAGGGGCGCCCCGGGGATAGTGACGGCGCACCCCTGAGCCTTCTGCTTGGCGACATGGCGCATGCCAGGGCGATGAACTGA
- a CDS encoding segregation/condensation protein A produces the protein MSARTDPPQGPAEMFRGFPVKIEIFEGPLDLLLHLVRRQELEIAEIQIALITEDYLRHLETLSQVSVDLAGEFLVMASNLMWLKSRMLLPRQEEVSAEEDELLEEEFIKSEEELRRRLDEYRAYKEAAGILAESQQMRQRVFLRALTQEDDIGSGFVPLGEVSLFDMVSALQEMLARTKEPPPQVVRPPEITVADCIEDVLLRLHGSPGQTCRFVDLVDLPTTRVVVIMVFLAVLELIRRREIQLAHDSSDARQIVVGLVH, from the coding sequence ATGTCGGCACGAACGGACCCACCGCAGGGCCCGGCGGAGATGTTCCGCGGCTTCCCTGTGAAAATCGAGATATTTGAAGGCCCCCTGGACCTGCTCTTGCACCTTGTGCGGCGGCAGGAGCTTGAGATCGCCGAAATTCAGATCGCGCTCATTACCGAGGACTACCTGCGGCACCTGGAGACACTGAGCCAGGTAAGCGTGGACCTTGCGGGCGAATTCCTGGTGATGGCGTCCAACTTGATGTGGCTCAAGTCTCGAATGCTTCTGCCCCGGCAGGAGGAGGTCTCCGCCGAGGAGGACGAACTCCTGGAGGAGGAGTTCATCAAATCCGAGGAGGAATTGCGCCGGCGACTTGATGAGTACCGCGCCTACAAGGAAGCCGCAGGCATTCTCGCCGAGTCCCAACAGATGCGGCAGCGGGTGTTTCTCCGGGCCCTCACCCAGGAGGACGACATCGGCAGCGGTTTCGTCCCGCTGGGCGAGGTATCCCTGTTCGACATGGTCTCGGCGCTCCAGGAGATGCTCGCGCGCACCAAGGAGCCGCCGCCACAGGTGGTTCGGCCGCCTGAGATAACCGTGGCCGACTGCATCGAAGACGTGCTCCTGCGCCTGCATGGATCGCCCGGCCAGACCTGCCGGTTCGTCGATCTCGTCGACCTGCCCACGACGCGGGTTGTTGTCATCATGGTATTCCTAGCCGTACTCGAGCTCATACGACGCCGAGAGATACAATTGGCCCACGACAGCAGCGATGCCCGACAGATCGTGGTCGGTCTGGTTCACTAA
- the scpB gene encoding SMC-Scp complex subunit ScpB, whose translation MNEDKRIVNTLECILFAAKEPVPVARLAEALEQEATDIPRLLEQLDRSLAETGIQVVGLAGGYTLATRPEYADAVQRFLEPDPERLSVQALETLAIIAYNQPLTRPEIDEIRGVNSSGAVNSLIEKGLVRVAGRKDAPGRPFLLETTPHFLSVFGLKDLADLPAISSLRQAMEEQMAAQVAAPEEASAGEAGDIDDGVEAGEDEPQGPLAVEKEHGDEEEPDQ comes from the coding sequence ATGAACGAGGACAAGCGGATCGTCAACACGCTGGAGTGCATTCTATTCGCGGCCAAGGAGCCGGTCCCGGTGGCGCGGCTTGCGGAGGCGCTCGAGCAGGAAGCGACGGATATCCCCCGGCTGCTGGAACAACTCGACAGGAGCCTGGCAGAGACCGGCATTCAGGTTGTCGGCCTGGCGGGCGGGTACACACTGGCGACGCGACCCGAATATGCTGACGCGGTGCAACGTTTTCTTGAGCCAGACCCCGAGCGACTTTCAGTCCAGGCGCTGGAGACCCTCGCGATCATCGCATATAACCAACCCCTCACCCGCCCGGAGATCGATGAAATCCGCGGGGTCAATTCCAGCGGTGCGGTGAATAGCCTGATCGAAAAAGGGCTGGTGCGGGTTGCCGGCCGTAAGGATGCCCCCGGCAGGCCGTTCCTGCTGGAGACGACGCCCCATTTCCTGTCCGTGTTCGGGCTGAAAGACCTCGCTGACCTGCCTGCGATCAGCTCTCTACGGCAGGCTATGGAAGAGCAGATGGCGGCCCAGGTCGCCGCACCCGAAGAAGCGTCTGCAGGCGAGGCCGGAGATATTGACGATGGGGTGGAAGCGGGTGAAGATGAACCGCAGGGACCACTCGCCGTCGAAAAGGAGCACGGCGACGAGGAGGAGCCGGACCAGTGA
- a CDS encoding D-alanyl-D-alanine carboxypeptidase produces the protein MRRSSPRYATILAATLSACIVQAAMAVAGKPSPEPPEISAEAAIVVDLDSGLELWSKNADARMYPASLTKMMTGALAIEYGEMDSVVTISKAVADVDETGLYLEEGEQIPFRDLVQAVLIWSANDASAAVGEAVAGTVEDFVQLMNERAAQWGARDTHFVNPHGLHDNDHYSTARDLAKIAIHAMRSPIFRQIVAKRSFEMARPEYVLPQKPEDKAALEPGADRIRRMVVRKFTNRNRLLERWDLCNGIKTGYTRHAGNCLAASATSEGWTAVSVVLKSRDSWSDARTLLEWAFATHRKQRVVERGQGAWTVRVVDGRAANVQLKPNKDIDLLVPAEGVRVVLRPNVDAVVAPVEQSEKVGELLVLLSGKVVGRAPLVAAQSVPLSFWGHLKRLALPRPVEGLLLCLGAGVLLLGTAAKVACARRDRLPARR, from the coding sequence GTGAGAAGATCTTCACCGCGATACGCGACGATCCTGGCTGCCACGCTCAGCGCCTGCATCGTCCAGGCCGCGATGGCCGTGGCCGGCAAACCCTCTCCCGAACCGCCCGAGATCAGTGCCGAGGCGGCGATTGTGGTGGACCTGGACAGCGGGCTTGAACTGTGGAGCAAGAACGCCGATGCGCGTATGTACCCGGCAAGCCTCACCAAGATGATGACCGGCGCGCTGGCTATCGAGTACGGTGAAATGGACAGCGTCGTCACCATCTCGAAGGCGGTTGCCGATGTGGACGAGACAGGGCTGTATCTCGAGGAGGGGGAGCAGATTCCCTTTCGCGACCTGGTCCAGGCCGTGCTGATCTGGTCTGCCAATGACGCCTCGGCGGCGGTTGGTGAAGCAGTGGCGGGTACGGTCGAGGACTTCGTGCAACTCATGAACGAGCGCGCCGCCCAGTGGGGTGCGCGCGACACGCATTTCGTGAACCCGCACGGCCTGCACGATAACGATCACTATTCCACCGCCCGGGACCTGGCAAAGATCGCCATCCACGCCATGAGGTCGCCGATCTTCCGGCAGATCGTGGCGAAGCGCAGTTTCGAGATGGCGCGTCCGGAGTACGTGCTTCCCCAGAAGCCCGAAGACAAGGCGGCCCTCGAGCCCGGTGCTGACAGGATTCGGCGCATGGTGGTGCGCAAGTTCACAAATCGCAACCGGCTGCTCGAGCGGTGGGACCTGTGCAATGGGATCAAGACAGGGTACACGCGCCACGCGGGGAATTGCCTGGCAGCGTCGGCTACTTCGGAGGGTTGGACGGCCGTGAGCGTCGTGCTCAAGTCTAGAGACAGCTGGTCGGATGCCCGGACATTGCTGGAGTGGGCATTTGCGACCCATCGCAAGCAGCGGGTTGTGGAACGCGGACAGGGTGCGTGGACTGTGCGCGTTGTGGACGGACGCGCGGCGAATGTGCAGCTGAAGCCCAACAAGGACATCGACTTGCTCGTGCCTGCAGAGGGTGTGCGTGTCGTCCTCCGCCCCAATGTGGACGCCGTGGTGGCCCCGGTGGAGCAGTCCGAAAAGGTCGGCGAGCTTCTCGTGCTGCTATCAGGCAAGGTGGTTGGGCGCGCCCCGCTCGTGGCTGCGCAGTCAGTGCCCTTGAGCTTCTGGGGCCATCTGAAACGTCTGGCTCTTCCGCGTCCGGTGGAGGGGCTGCTACTGTGTCTGGGCGCAGGGGTGTTGCTGCTTGGAACGGCTGCAAAAGTTGCTTGCGCGCGCCGGGATCGCCTCCCGGCGCGCCGCTGA
- a CDS encoding rRNA pseudouridine synthase, whose protein sequence is MERLQKLLARAGIASRRAAEKLIVDGRVTVDGAVVDVLGARADAATQEIAVDGEPIRMPDQTYLLALNKPAGVLSTRADDRGRSTVMQFVPEHLRSLVYPVGRLDLDSTGLLLLTNDGPLAFRLIHPSFHVPKRYVVNVARPPDDAQIHKLRHGVEIEDGRTAPAEVERSGTDPCCLTIVLYEGRKRQIRRMLRAVGNEVVALKRVSFGPLELGDLPSGKVRELTADEARALREAVGLDK, encoded by the coding sequence TTGGAACGGCTGCAAAAGTTGCTTGCGCGCGCCGGGATCGCCTCCCGGCGCGCCGCTGAGAAGTTGATTGTTGACGGGCGCGTCACGGTGGACGGCGCAGTTGTTGATGTTCTGGGCGCTCGTGCGGACGCCGCAACCCAGGAGATCGCAGTCGACGGCGAACCGATCCGCATGCCCGATCAGACCTACCTGTTGGCGCTGAATAAGCCTGCCGGGGTCCTGTCAACACGCGCTGACGATCGCGGCAGGAGCACTGTGATGCAGTTTGTGCCTGAACACCTGCGGTCGCTGGTCTATCCCGTTGGCCGGTTGGACCTGGACAGCACCGGGCTCCTGCTCCTCACCAATGACGGCCCGCTGGCTTTTCGTCTGATCCATCCCTCATTCCACGTCCCGAAACGCTATGTCGTCAACGTCGCCCGGCCGCCCGACGACGCGCAGATCCACAAGCTCCGCCACGGTGTGGAAATCGAGGACGGGCGCACCGCGCCTGCCGAAGTCGAGCGCAGCGGAACTGACCCTTGCTGTCTCACAATTGTCCTGTATGAGGGACGCAAGCGCCAGATCCGCCGGATGCTGCGAGCTGTGGGCAATGAGGTGGTGGCCCTGAAACGAGTGTCTTTCGGCCCCCTGGAGCTGGGCGATCTGCCGTCCGGGAAGGTGCGCGAGCTAACTGCCGACGAGGCTCGGGCGCTGCGTGAGGCGGTGGGACTGGACAAGTGA
- a CDS encoding CCA tRNA nucleotidyltransferase, whose translation MTIQEAWAASPTRTVTARIARERGIESYAVGGAVRDVLLGREPHDWDVASRDALRLARAVARELHAAFVWLHDMPATARVVIRGDQDGQTREELDYSDFRGDTIVEDLVARDFTINSMAWRMDEPGGEIADPCGGRDDLSRRIIRANSPAVLHEDPLRCLRAFRLASELAFQIDPVTVQWIARHARLIGTIPGERIGAEVLRLAKHPHFPEWLRRMDDAGLLEYVLPELPDLKGVTQGPYHHLDVWGHTLLVVAEIERISAEPEDVFPQSAEPVRSYLADPDRLAHLKLAGLLHDAAKPQTRTMMGARVRFPGHERVGASMARRIAERLRLTRAGRSAICRLTAEHMRPMLLVDNMEGAPPSLSATRRLLRDTDPDGVGLIVLAAADLLACRGPGTNMDEQYAKLSVLDSMLARHYEWEQSTQFEPLLRGRDLIEELHLDPGPVFSVLLDEVERAQSDGEITTREEALELARKMLLEGPPEGSN comes from the coding sequence ATGACGATACAGGAAGCATGGGCAGCATCGCCGACCCGCACAGTGACCGCGCGAATCGCCCGTGAGCGCGGGATAGAATCGTATGCGGTAGGCGGCGCCGTCCGCGACGTACTCCTCGGTCGCGAACCGCACGACTGGGACGTGGCATCGCGCGATGCCCTGCGGCTGGCACGCGCAGTGGCTCGTGAGCTTCATGCGGCTTTCGTGTGGCTCCACGATATGCCGGCGACGGCGCGGGTGGTCATTCGCGGCGATCAGGATGGACAGACCCGTGAAGAGCTGGACTACTCGGATTTCCGTGGGGACACGATTGTGGAGGACCTGGTAGCCCGGGATTTCACCATCAACAGCATGGCCTGGCGCATGGATGAACCGGGCGGGGAAATTGCGGACCCCTGCGGCGGGCGCGATGATCTGTCCCGGCGGATCATCCGCGCCAATAGCCCGGCCGTGCTCCACGAGGACCCGCTGCGCTGCCTCCGGGCGTTCCGTCTCGCCTCGGAGCTTGCCTTCCAGATCGACCCCGTGACGGTGCAATGGATCGCCCGACACGCGCGCCTGATCGGCACGATCCCCGGCGAGCGCATCGGTGCGGAGGTCTTGCGGCTCGCGAAGCACCCGCACTTTCCGGAGTGGCTCAGGCGAATGGACGATGCGGGGCTCCTGGAGTACGTGCTGCCTGAACTGCCCGACCTGAAGGGTGTGACGCAGGGACCGTATCACCACCTGGATGTCTGGGGCCACACGCTGCTGGTGGTGGCGGAGATCGAGCGCATCTCTGCGGAACCGGAAGACGTGTTCCCGCAGTCCGCGGAGCCTGTACGCAGCTACCTGGCAGATCCCGACCGACTGGCGCACCTGAAGCTGGCCGGGCTGCTGCATGATGCCGCGAAGCCGCAGACGCGAACGATGATGGGTGCGCGAGTCCGTTTCCCCGGCCACGAACGGGTGGGGGCGAGCATGGCCCGGCGCATCGCTGAACGGCTGCGGCTCACCCGGGCAGGGCGTTCGGCCATCTGCAGGCTCACGGCGGAGCACATGCGCCCGATGCTGCTCGTGGACAACATGGAGGGGGCGCCGCCGTCACTGAGCGCCACCCGGCGGTTGCTGCGGGACACGGACCCCGACGGTGTCGGGCTGATCGTCCTGGCAGCGGCGGACCTTCTCGCTTGCCGCGGGCCGGGGACGAACATGGATGAACAGTACGCGAAACTGTCGGTGCTGGACAGTATGCTGGCGCGGCATTATGAATGGGAGCAGAGCACCCAGTTCGAGCCCTTGCTGCGGGGAAGAGACCTGATCGAGGAGCTGCACCTGGACCCCGGGCCGGTATTCAGCGTCCTTCTCGATGAAGTCGAGCGGGCCCAGAGTGATGGTGAAATCACCACGCGCGAGGAAGCTCTTGAGCTTGCGCGAAAGATGCTGCTCGAAGGGCCGCCCGAAGGCTCGAACTGA
- a CDS encoding DUF255 domain-containing protein, which translates to MHAQALVRDSYYCRAILLAAVLLLLSVSAARGADVKWYTRVEDAQAAAAQSGKPVYLFIFAPSQKACQLMRTQTLSSPTIAAFLSANFECCAVDSVLTVNKAIIDRYAWSVSKAEGGQVRFGSMPAHVFTNAKGDPYFTFWGYTPPEGFIVKLGQAKQIVEAKRAIDANPNDARAMADLGHVLLEVEDYEDGRKHLNRAKELDPQNKVGALEDATLDLVILAIVDDPVKAERELARFMKDYPDSDRILEATYWRAVCHYAQNTPASLRQALDTLAPFRQIGINDPQYRSRWAIEADKLERNIRAQLSSN; encoded by the coding sequence ATGCATGCTCAAGCACTGGTGCGCGATAGCTATTATTGCCGGGCGATCTTGCTGGCTGCGGTGTTGCTTCTCCTGAGCGTGTCGGCTGCTCGAGGAGCGGATGTCAAGTGGTATACGCGGGTCGAGGACGCGCAGGCAGCCGCGGCGCAGTCCGGCAAGCCCGTCTACTTGTTCATCTTCGCCCCGTCCCAGAAGGCCTGCCAGTTGATGCGCACCCAGACCTTGAGCAGCCCGACCATCGCGGCGTTCCTCTCCGCGAATTTCGAGTGCTGCGCTGTGGACTCCGTCCTCACGGTCAACAAAGCGATCATCGATCGCTACGCCTGGTCCGTTTCGAAGGCGGAGGGCGGACAGGTTCGATTCGGTTCCATGCCCGCCCACGTTTTCACCAACGCCAAGGGTGATCCGTACTTCACATTCTGGGGGTATACGCCGCCCGAGGGGTTCATTGTGAAACTCGGTCAGGCGAAACAGATCGTTGAAGCCAAGCGCGCCATTGACGCTAACCCCAATGACGCTCGGGCAATGGCCGATCTCGGCCACGTGCTCCTCGAGGTCGAGGACTACGAAGACGGACGCAAGCACCTCAATCGCGCGAAGGAGCTCGACCCGCAGAATAAGGTAGGCGCCCTGGAGGATGCGACGCTGGATCTGGTCATCCTGGCCATCGTGGATGATCCAGTGAAGGCTGAACGGGAATTGGCCCGGTTCATGAAAGACTACCCTGACTCGGACCGGATCTTGGAAGCCACATACTGGCGCGCCGTCTGTCACTACGCCCAGAACACCCCGGCATCCTTGCGGCAGGCGCTGGACACTCTTGCGCCCTTCCGGCAGATCGGAATCAATGATCCGCAATACCGGAGTCGCTGGGCCATCGAGGCCGACAAGCTGGAACGCAACATCCGCGCTCAGCTGAGCAGTAACTGA